One genomic window of Acidovorax radicis includes the following:
- the tcuA gene encoding FAD-dependent tricarballylate dehydrogenase TcuA, with protein MSVDVLVIGGGNAALCAALMAREAGASVLLLESAPRAWRGGNSAHTRNLRCMHDAPQDVLVGAYPEEEFWQDLLKVTGGLTNEHLARLVIRASSDCRDWMRRHGVHFQPALAGTLHVARTNAFFMGGGKALVNAYFRSAEALGVEVRYESPVDRIEIDNGRFVAAHCTVNGKPERITAKACVLAAGGFESNREWLREAWGQNERGEWPSDNFLIRGTAYNKGVLLRHLLEDHGADRIGDPTQAHMVAIDARAPLYDGGICTRIDCVSLGVVVNREGERFYDEGEDFWPKRYAIWGRLVAQQPGQIGYSIIDSKAIGRFMPPVFPGVKAGSLPELAQKLGLDVDTFMRTLDAYNAACRVGTFDHTAMDDCHTEGITPAKTHWARPIDTGPYYGYALKPGVTFTYLGLHTDDTAAVRFNNQPSDNLFVAGEMMAGNVLGKGYTAGVGMSIGTAFGRIAGTQAALASKRPPALMQKAPIATKQGANHAVA; from the coding sequence ATGAGCGTGGACGTTTTGGTGATTGGCGGCGGCAACGCCGCCCTGTGCGCCGCGCTGATGGCCCGCGAGGCGGGGGCCAGCGTGCTGCTGCTTGAATCGGCTCCGCGCGCCTGGCGCGGCGGCAACTCGGCCCACACGCGCAACCTGCGCTGCATGCACGACGCGCCGCAGGACGTGCTGGTCGGCGCCTACCCCGAAGAGGAATTCTGGCAGGACCTGCTCAAGGTGACGGGTGGCCTGACCAACGAACACCTCGCGCGCCTGGTCATCCGTGCCTCGTCAGACTGCCGCGACTGGATGCGCCGCCATGGCGTGCACTTCCAGCCCGCGCTGGCCGGCACGCTGCATGTGGCCCGCACCAACGCCTTTTTCATGGGCGGCGGCAAGGCGCTGGTGAATGCGTATTTCCGCAGCGCCGAAGCGCTGGGTGTTGAGGTGCGCTACGAATCGCCGGTGGACCGTATCGAGATCGACAACGGCCGCTTCGTTGCCGCGCATTGCACCGTGAACGGCAAGCCAGAGCGCATCACCGCCAAGGCCTGTGTGCTGGCCGCCGGTGGTTTTGAATCCAACCGCGAGTGGCTGCGCGAGGCCTGGGGCCAAAACGAGCGCGGCGAGTGGCCGTCGGACAACTTCCTGATCCGTGGCACGGCGTACAACAAGGGCGTGCTGCTGCGGCATCTGCTTGAAGACCACGGCGCCGATCGCATTGGCGACCCCACGCAGGCGCACATGGTGGCCATCGACGCGCGCGCGCCGCTGTACGACGGCGGCATCTGCACACGCATCGACTGCGTGTCGCTGGGCGTGGTGGTCAACCGCGAGGGCGAGCGCTTTTATGACGAGGGCGAAGACTTCTGGCCCAAACGCTACGCCATCTGGGGGCGCCTGGTGGCGCAGCAGCCCGGGCAGATCGGCTATTCGATCATCGACAGCAAGGCCATTGGCCGCTTCATGCCGCCAGTGTTTCCGGGCGTCAAGGCCGGCAGCCTGCCCGAGCTGGCGCAAAAACTCGGCCTCGATGTGGATACTTTCATGCGCACGCTCGATGCCTACAACGCCGCCTGCCGCGTGGGCACCTTCGACCACACGGCCATGGACGACTGCCACACCGAAGGCATCACACCGGCCAAGACACACTGGGCGCGGCCCATCGACACGGGCCCTTACTACGGCTACGCCCTCAAGCCCGGCGTGACCTTCACCTACCTGGGCCTGCACACCGACGACACGGCCGCCGTGCGCTTTAACAACCAGCCCAGCGACAACCTGTTCGTGGCGGGCGAAATGATGGCCGGCAATGTGCTGGGCAAGGGCTACACGGCGGGCGTGGGCATGAGCATCGGCACGGCGTTTGGCCGGATCGCCGGCACCCAAGCCGCTTTGGCATCAAAACGGCCTCCAGCGCTTATGCAGAAAGCGCCAATAGCTACAAAACAAGGAGCAAACCATGCAGTCGCTTGA
- a CDS encoding Bug family tripartite tricarboxylate transporter substrate binding protein → MTSYTTTTNAPRRRLLALAGAIACTAALPLHAQTTGWPTKPVKLVVGYAAGGATDVIARLVAVKLGDQLGQPVVVDNRAGANSNVGAENVARAPADGYTLYVYTIANTINATLYPKLGYDPVKDFEPIGMIAKIPNILVVNPKLPIKNLADYVRYAKESKDGITFASSGSGSSIHLSGEMFKMQSKLKMLHVPYRGSAPAVTDLLGGQVDSMFDNTPSALPHVQAGKLRAIAITSAQRSPLLPDVPTLAESGYTGFDVQSWFALAAPTGTPRPVVEQINTALNKVLALPEVRTRLQELAATPDGGTPDKMRSFAAAEIKRWREVVKESGASAE, encoded by the coding sequence ATGACCTCGTACACCACTACCACCAACGCGCCGCGCCGACGCCTTCTGGCCTTGGCCGGCGCTATCGCCTGCACCGCCGCACTGCCTTTGCATGCCCAGACCACCGGCTGGCCCACCAAGCCCGTCAAGCTCGTCGTGGGCTATGCAGCCGGCGGCGCCACCGACGTGATTGCGCGCCTGGTGGCCGTCAAGCTGGGCGACCAGCTGGGCCAGCCCGTGGTGGTGGACAACCGCGCAGGCGCCAATAGCAACGTGGGTGCCGAAAACGTGGCGCGTGCGCCGGCCGATGGCTACACGCTGTATGTCTACACCATCGCCAATACCATCAACGCCACGCTGTACCCCAAGCTGGGCTACGACCCGGTCAAGGACTTCGAGCCCATCGGCATGATCGCCAAGATCCCGAACATCCTCGTGGTCAACCCCAAGCTGCCCATCAAGAACCTGGCCGACTACGTGCGCTACGCCAAGGAGTCCAAGGACGGCATCACGTTTGCGTCTTCGGGCAGCGGCTCGTCCATCCACCTCTCGGGCGAGATGTTCAAGATGCAGTCCAAGCTCAAGATGCTGCACGTACCCTACCGAGGCAGCGCGCCCGCCGTCACCGACCTGCTGGGCGGCCAGGTGGACTCGATGTTCGACAACACGCCCTCGGCCCTGCCGCATGTGCAGGCAGGCAAGCTGCGCGCCATTGCCATCACCAGCGCCCAGCGCTCGCCCCTGCTGCCGGATGTGCCCACGCTGGCCGAGTCTGGCTACACGGGCTTCGACGTGCAGTCGTGGTTTGCGCTGGCGGCCCCCACCGGCACGCCGCGCCCCGTGGTCGAGCAGATCAACACCGCCCTGAACAAGGTGCTGGCCCTGCCCGAGGTGCGCACGCGCCTGCAGGAACTGGCCGCCACGCCGGACGGGGGCACGCCCGACAAGATGCGCAGCTTTGCCGCCGCCGAAATCAAGCGCTGGCGCGAAGTGGTGAAGGAATCGGGCGCATCGGCCGAGTAA
- a CDS encoding NUDIX hydrolase: protein MPHRWKPNVTVAALIERDGRFLLVEEETTDGLKLNNPAGHLDPGESPIQACAREVLEETAHDFVPTALIGVYMNRFTKTRTGDDITYMRFAFAGNLGIHHEWRTLDTGIVRTLWMTADEIRACPERHRSPLLLRCLADYLAGQRFPLTLLHTDVSVTEPVTQ, encoded by the coding sequence ATGCCCCACCGCTGGAAACCCAATGTGACCGTGGCCGCGCTCATCGAGCGCGATGGCCGTTTTCTACTGGTCGAAGAAGAGACCACGGACGGTCTCAAGCTCAACAACCCGGCGGGTCACCTTGACCCCGGCGAGTCGCCCATCCAGGCCTGCGCCCGCGAGGTGCTCGAAGAGACGGCCCACGACTTCGTGCCCACCGCCCTCATCGGGGTGTACATGAACCGCTTCACCAAGACGCGCACGGGGGATGACATCACCTACATGCGCTTTGCGTTTGCGGGCAACCTGGGCATACACCACGAGTGGCGCACGTTGGATACCGGCATTGTGCGAACGCTGTGGATGACCGCCGATGAAATCCGCGCCTGCCCCGAGCGGCACCGCAGCCCGCTGCTGCTGCGGTGCCTGGCGGATTACCTGGCGGGCCAGCGCTTTCCGCTCACGTTGCTGCACACCGATGTGTCCGTGACCGAGCCGGTCACGCAATAG
- the tcuB gene encoding tricarballylate utilization 4Fe-4S protein TcuB, with product MQSLEALTRDARALANGNVVPIAPLTGAETEVARQLQICNACRYCEGFCAVFPAMTRRLEFGKADIHFLANLCHNCGACLHACQYAPPHEFAVNVPQAMAQVRGQTYVDYAWPPALGQLYQRQGLTLSLALAAGLALFLALAVALKGTLWSAPGGNFYGIFPHNLLVGLFAPVFLFVVFALGMGVRRFWRDITPATSGAPLSSPAAAEATDAVLRLKYLDGGHGDGCHNEDDAYTLSRRRFHHLTFYGFMLCFAATSVATLYHYLLGQPAPYELPSLPKLLGVAGGVSLALGTAGLWRLNLRRHPLHGDAAQKPMDRGFIALLFLTATSGLALWVGRGTPALALLLCLHLGAVMALFATMPYGKFGHGIFRTASLLRHAVEKRQPNPIGLGAD from the coding sequence ATGCAGTCGCTTGAAGCCCTGACGCGCGACGCCCGGGCGCTGGCGAACGGCAACGTGGTGCCCATTGCGCCCCTCACCGGTGCCGAAACCGAGGTGGCCCGCCAGCTGCAGATCTGCAACGCCTGCCGCTACTGCGAAGGCTTTTGCGCCGTGTTCCCGGCCATGACGCGGCGGCTGGAGTTTGGCAAGGCCGACATCCACTTTCTGGCCAACCTGTGCCACAACTGCGGTGCCTGCCTGCACGCCTGCCAGTACGCGCCGCCGCATGAATTTGCCGTGAACGTGCCGCAGGCCATGGCGCAGGTACGCGGCCAGACCTATGTGGACTACGCCTGGCCTCCCGCGCTGGGCCAGCTGTACCAGCGCCAGGGGCTCACGCTGTCACTGGCGCTGGCTGCGGGCCTTGCGCTGTTCCTGGCCTTGGCCGTGGCATTGAAAGGCACGTTATGGAGCGCGCCGGGCGGCAACTTCTACGGCATCTTCCCGCACAACCTGCTGGTGGGCCTGTTCGCCCCGGTGTTCCTGTTCGTGGTGTTTGCGCTGGGCATGGGCGTGCGCCGCTTCTGGCGCGATATCACGCCCGCCACCAGCGGCGCGCCGCTGTCCTCGCCCGCCGCTGCCGAGGCCACGGATGCGGTGCTGCGGCTCAAATACCTGGATGGGGGCCATGGCGACGGCTGCCATAACGAGGATGATGCCTACACCCTCTCGCGCCGGCGCTTTCACCACCTCACGTTCTACGGCTTCATGCTGTGTTTTGCGGCCACCAGCGTGGCCACGCTCTACCACTACCTGCTGGGCCAGCCCGCGCCCTACGAGCTACCCAGCCTGCCCAAGCTGCTGGGCGTGGCCGGCGGCGTGAGCCTGGCGCTGGGCACGGCGGGCCTGTGGCGGCTGAACCTGCGCCGCCACCCGCTGCACGGCGACGCCGCACAAAAGCCCATGGACCGCGGCTTCATCGCCCTGCTGTTCCTCACCGCCACCAGCGGTCTGGCATTGTGGGTCGGCCGTGGCACCCCCGCCCTGGCGCTGCTGCTGTGCCTGCACCTGGGCGCGGTGATGGCGCTGTTTGCCACCATGCCCTACGGCAAGTTCGGGCACGGCATTTTCCGCACGGCATCGCTGTTGCGCCATGCGGTGGAAAAGCGCCAGCCCAACCCCATCGGCCTGGGTGCCGACTGA
- a CDS encoding LysR substrate-binding domain-containing protein, with product MELRQLRYFVRVVERGSMSRAALDLDVVQSALSQQITRLEGELATRLLHRTPRGVAPTEAGVAFFREAQLTLRHAEQAVRAAQQARLSGTVTVGLAPTTSGVLGLPLMQAMRSRYPDVRLHMVESMSGHLTDMLHARQLDLAVLFDTRLHQAQRAGAGRRWQMQPLLEEDLFLICARGGPGARRLPETITVAELGDEPLILPTGPHGLRSTLDTAFARDRVAPRVVLEVDSLAMVMAAVDAGLGSTLQPWAAMGRYPDAAQRFQCARLTDAPARRVNLLCSLSEDELSPAALAARVVVADCVRSLVAAGQWFGTKLIEGANNHLDS from the coding sequence ATGGAACTGAGACAGCTGCGCTATTTTGTGCGCGTCGTGGAGCGTGGCTCCATGAGCCGCGCCGCGCTCGACCTGGATGTGGTGCAGTCCGCGCTGAGCCAGCAGATCACCCGGCTTGAAGGCGAACTGGCCACGCGGCTGCTGCACCGCACGCCGCGCGGCGTAGCGCCCACCGAGGCCGGTGTGGCCTTCTTCCGCGAAGCGCAGCTCACCTTGCGCCATGCCGAGCAGGCCGTGCGCGCGGCGCAGCAGGCGCGGCTGTCGGGCACCGTCACCGTGGGCCTGGCGCCCACCACCTCGGGTGTGCTGGGCCTGCCCCTCATGCAGGCCATGCGCAGCCGCTACCCCGACGTGCGGCTGCACATGGTCGAGAGCATGTCGGGCCACCTCACCGACATGCTCCATGCCCGCCAGCTCGACCTGGCCGTGCTGTTCGACACCCGGCTGCACCAGGCCCAGCGCGCAGGGGCCGGGCGGCGCTGGCAGATGCAGCCGCTGCTGGAGGAAGACCTGTTCCTGATCTGCGCGCGCGGTGGCCCGGGTGCGCGCCGCCTGCCCGAGACCATCACCGTGGCCGAGCTCGGGGACGAGCCGCTGATCCTGCCCACGGGCCCGCACGGCCTGCGCAGCACGCTGGACACCGCCTTCGCACGCGACCGCGTGGCCCCGCGCGTGGTGCTGGAGGTGGATTCCCTGGCCATGGTGATGGCGGCGGTGGATGCGGGCCTGGGATCGACGCTGCAGCCCTGGGCGGCCATGGGCCGCTACCCCGATGCGGCCCAGCGCTTTCAGTGCGCGCGCCTGACCGATGCACCCGCGCGCCGCGTGAACCTGCTGTGCAGCCTGTCAGAAGATGAGCTCTCGCCCGCCGCACTGGCCGCGCGCGTGGTGGTGGCCGACTGCGTGCGCAGCTTGGTCGCAGCGGGGCAGTGGTTCGGCACCAAGCTCATCGAGGGGGCAAACAACCATCTCGATTCGTGA
- a CDS encoding Bug family tripartite tricarboxylate transporter substrate binding protein has translation MNKRQLLRATALATAALVLGGAAQAQEFPPKKPVTLVVGFAAGGAADAAARLIAKKLSENIGQTVVVDNKGGAGGNIAHQFVANATPDGSVLLFGSVGPLTIAPHLMKLSYDPFKDLAPISGGVYFPNVLVVHKGLGVKTLAEFVQLSKKKPGSVDFASTGAGSASHLAGELFNQRAGVDMVHVPYKGGAPALQDLLGERIASYFAAPPTAMPHVESGKLIPLATTGLTRPAYLPNIPTVAESGFPGFEALNWYGFVAPGKTPVPMLDRWNKEIVKALNDPGVKDVLNKHGLTPQPTTRAEFAAFMKKESTQWAAIIKERKLTAD, from the coding sequence ATGAACAAACGACAATTGCTGCGCGCCACCGCGCTTGCCACCGCTGCGCTGGTGCTGGGCGGTGCCGCCCAGGCCCAGGAATTTCCACCCAAGAAGCCCGTCACGCTGGTGGTGGGCTTCGCGGCCGGTGGTGCCGCCGACGCGGCTGCGCGCCTGATCGCAAAGAAGCTCTCCGAGAATATCGGCCAGACGGTGGTGGTGGACAACAAAGGCGGCGCGGGCGGCAACATCGCCCACCAGTTCGTGGCCAATGCCACGCCGGACGGCTCGGTGCTGCTGTTTGGATCGGTCGGCCCGCTGACCATCGCACCGCACCTGATGAAGTTGAGCTACGACCCGTTCAAGGATCTGGCACCCATCTCGGGCGGCGTGTACTTTCCCAACGTACTGGTGGTGCACAAGGGCCTGGGCGTGAAAACGCTCGCAGAGTTTGTGCAGCTTTCCAAGAAGAAGCCCGGCAGCGTGGACTTTGCCTCCACCGGTGCGGGGTCGGCCTCGCACCTGGCGGGCGAGCTGTTCAACCAGCGGGCGGGCGTTGACATGGTGCATGTGCCCTACAAAGGCGGCGCGCCCGCACTGCAAGATCTGTTGGGTGAGCGCATCGCCTCGTACTTCGCCGCCCCACCCACGGCCATGCCGCATGTGGAGTCGGGCAAGCTGATCCCGCTGGCCACCACGGGCCTGACGCGCCCGGCCTACCTGCCCAACATCCCCACGGTGGCCGAGTCGGGCTTTCCCGGTTTCGAGGCCTTGAACTGGTATGGCTTCGTGGCGCCCGGCAAGACACCCGTGCCGATGCTGGACCGCTGGAACAAGGAAATCGTGAAGGCGCTGAACGATCCGGGCGTCAAGGATGTCTTGAACAAACACGGCCTCACGCCCCAACCCACCACACGCGCCGAATTCGCTGCCTTCATGAAGAAGGAGTCGACCCAGTGGGCGGCCATCATCAAGGAGCGCAAGCTGACGGCGGATTGA
- a CDS encoding IclR family transcriptional regulator, which yields MPSRSANLNVHLPDVLPCTSPDGEPVDDPGSRTLRRGLQVLDAVLASGRDGLRVIDLCRATGLERATVYRLLATLLDSGYVAQRGRFRYVAGPRLAAIATPAGLPNMAVRLAPVLERVSRACGDAAFAIVREGPTSHCIARHVGTHPVQILVIQVGTRQPLGVGAAGLALLAALPDSEMQTCIAANAKELPSYGGMTPERLEILVRATRERGWSVVGNHATQGVLAAGMAVRNAEGAPVAAISVASTLDRMPRERQQLIARWMREALAALLPGGV from the coding sequence ATGCCCTCCCGCTCCGCCAATCTAAACGTTCACCTGCCGGACGTTTTGCCCTGCACTTCACCAGACGGAGAACCTGTGGACGACCCGGGCAGCCGCACGCTGCGACGTGGCCTGCAGGTGCTGGACGCCGTGCTGGCCAGCGGGCGCGATGGTTTGCGCGTGATCGACCTGTGCCGCGCGACGGGGCTGGAACGCGCCACTGTCTACCGGCTGCTGGCCACGCTGCTGGACAGCGGCTACGTGGCCCAGCGCGGTCGCTTTCGCTATGTGGCCGGGCCCCGGCTGGCGGCGATAGCCACACCCGCTGGCCTGCCAAACATGGCCGTGCGCCTGGCACCCGTGCTCGAGCGCGTGAGCCGCGCCTGTGGCGATGCGGCCTTTGCCATCGTGCGCGAAGGGCCCACGTCGCATTGCATTGCGCGCCATGTGGGCACGCACCCGGTGCAGATCCTCGTGATCCAGGTGGGCACGCGCCAGCCGCTGGGCGTGGGCGCCGCCGGCCTGGCCCTGCTGGCCGCGCTGCCTGACTCCGAGATGCAGACCTGCATCGCCGCCAACGCCAAAGAGCTGCCAAGCTACGGCGGCATGACCCCCGAGCGCCTGGAAATCCTGGTCCGTGCCACGCGCGAGCGCGGCTGGTCGGTGGTGGGCAATCACGCCACCCAGGGCGTGCTGGCCGCAGGCATGGCCGTGCGCAATGCCGAGGGCGCGCCCGTGGCCGCCATCAGCGTCGCCTCGACCCTGGACCGCATGCCCCGCGAGCGCCAGCAGCTGATTGCGCGCTGGATGCGCGAGGCGCTGGCCGCACTGCTGCCGGGCGGGGTGTGA
- a CDS encoding esterase-like activity of phytase family protein: MSRLSPLAACAALLCMACSTSFAQQAYPATLAGHAVLPALTVIAAPKDAPQDLQVSGKFTTPRRVDAVGSVMGQSGGRDTGVSLPFKGQPIQGHSGIKRMADGSFWILTDNGAGAKANSPDFMLYLNHYTVDFQSGKFNRLKTVFLHDPDKKVPFRITQEGTSKRYLTGADFDPESFQFAGGALWIGEEFGPYLLKADLNGKVLAVFETQVDGKVVRSPDAPGLQLPGAPDAKGVAFEVKRSKGFEGMASSKDGSKLYALLEGALWNEEAKAYETVGGKQVLRVLEFDVKAGQWTGRHWKYVLEANHHAIGDFNMIDGTTGLIIERDNGEGTADKACPADQKRADCFHDIAKFKRVYKVELSDANVGGEIRKLGYIDLMNIQDPQRLARKPLNNGVLTFPFFTIENVDVVDATHIVVGNDNNLPFSSSREPNKADDNELVLLEVGELLRAK; encoded by the coding sequence ATGTCCCGACTCTCTCCCCTGGCTGCCTGCGCCGCGCTGCTGTGCATGGCTTGTTCCACCTCGTTTGCCCAGCAGGCCTACCCTGCCACCCTGGCAGGCCATGCCGTGTTGCCGGCGCTCACGGTGATTGCCGCCCCCAAGGACGCGCCGCAGGACCTGCAGGTCAGCGGCAAGTTCACCACGCCGCGCCGCGTGGACGCCGTAGGCTCCGTGATGGGCCAGTCCGGCGGGCGCGACACGGGCGTGTCGCTGCCATTCAAGGGCCAGCCCATCCAGGGCCACTCCGGCATCAAGCGCATGGCTGATGGATCGTTCTGGATCCTCACCGACAACGGCGCGGGCGCCAAGGCCAACTCGCCCGACTTCATGCTGTACCTGAACCACTACACGGTGGATTTCCAAAGCGGAAAGTTCAACCGCCTCAAAACCGTGTTTTTGCATGACCCCGACAAAAAGGTGCCGTTTCGCATCACGCAGGAGGGCACGTCAAAGCGCTACCTCACGGGGGCTGACTTCGACCCCGAGAGCTTTCAATTTGCGGGCGGTGCCTTGTGGATCGGTGAAGAGTTTGGCCCCTACCTCCTCAAGGCCGATCTGAACGGCAAGGTGCTGGCGGTGTTTGAAACGCAGGTCGATGGCAAGGTCGTGCGTTCGCCCGATGCGCCCGGCCTGCAGCTGCCCGGCGCCCCCGATGCCAAAGGCGTGGCGTTTGAGGTCAAGCGCTCCAAGGGTTTTGAGGGCATGGCCTCGTCGAAAGACGGTAGCAAGCTTTATGCTCTGCTTGAAGGCGCGCTGTGGAACGAAGAAGCCAAGGCCTATGAAACCGTGGGCGGCAAACAGGTGCTGCGCGTGCTGGAGTTTGACGTGAAGGCCGGGCAGTGGACGGGCCGGCACTGGAAATACGTGCTGGAGGCCAACCACCATGCCATCGGTGACTTCAACATGATCGATGGCACCACCGGCTTGATCATCGAGCGCGACAACGGCGAGGGCACGGCCGACAAGGCATGCCCTGCCGACCAAAAGCGCGCCGACTGCTTTCACGACATCGCCAAATTCAAGCGCGTCTATAAAGTCGAGCTCTCCGACGCCAACGTGGGCGGCGAGATCCGCAAGCTGGGTTACATCGACCTCATGAACATCCAAGACCCGCAGCGCCTGGCCAGGAAGCCCCTGAACAACGGCGTGCTGACCTTCCCGTTCTTCACCATCGAGAACGTGGACGTGGTGGACGCCACGCACATTGTGGTGGGCAACGACAACAACCTGCCGTTCAGCTCCAGCCGCGAGCCCAACAAGGCCGACGACAACGAACTGGTGCTGCTGGAAGTGGGCGAGCTGCTGCGCGCCAAATAA
- a CDS encoding riboflavin synthase subunit alpha: MFTGIVQATAGIAAIHDRAGLRTFTLDFPEGFCQDLAIGASVSTDGVCLTVTEILSPTQANFDVMLQSLNITTLGSYRQSDRVNVERAAKDGAEIGGHPLSGHVDFTGTLVERREFDNNLVWRVAVPEPFRRYVFAKGYIAIHGASLTVAEVNRQEGWFEVWMIPETRRATVFEHKKVGDALNIEIERSTQVVVDTVREAVQESLGRLQPVLEALLKEKGLSLDDFVQPPALSHGSR; the protein is encoded by the coding sequence ATGTTCACAGGCATCGTCCAGGCCACGGCAGGCATTGCCGCCATCCACGACCGCGCAGGCCTGCGCACCTTCACGCTCGACTTTCCCGAGGGCTTTTGCCAGGATCTCGCCATCGGTGCCAGCGTGTCCACCGATGGGGTGTGCCTCACGGTCACGGAGATCCTCTCGCCCACGCAGGCCAACTTCGACGTGATGCTGCAGAGCCTGAACATCACCACGCTGGGCAGCTACCGCCAGAGCGACCGCGTGAACGTGGAGCGCGCGGCCAAGGACGGTGCCGAGATCGGCGGGCACCCGCTGTCGGGCCATGTGGACTTCACGGGCACGCTCGTGGAACGCCGCGAGTTCGACAACAACCTGGTGTGGCGCGTGGCCGTGCCCGAGCCGTTTCGCCGCTATGTGTTCGCCAAGGGCTACATCGCCATTCATGGCGCCAGTCTCACCGTGGCCGAGGTGAACCGGCAAGAGGGCTGGTTTGAGGTCTGGATGATTCCCGAAACGCGCCGCGCCACCGTGTTTGAACACAAGAAGGTGGGCGACGCGCTGAACATCGAGATCGAGCGCAGCACCCAGGTGGTGGTGGACACCGTGCGCGAGGCCGTTCAGGAGAGCCTGGGTCGCCTGCAGCCGGTGCTGGAAGCCTTGCTCAAGGAAAAAGGCCTGTCGCTCGACGATTTTGTGCAGCCCCCGGCGTTGTCCCACGGGTCACGCTGA
- a CDS encoding GNAT family N-acetyltransferase, producing MATTPSHSVVRALAVPDLPGLLAVQRACYGEGFVESGEVFARRLASTVNGSLVLERDGAVCAYLAAYWSQQGKVTPLHGDFEPTPRPDTLYLHDMAVLPSCAGQGLAHALLQALWGQAAARGLRHAALVSVQGSRDYWARQGFAVQALTCEVQRARLASYGDDAVYMARALSAA from the coding sequence GTGGCGACAACCCCCTCCCATTCGGTGGTGCGTGCCTTGGCCGTGCCTGATCTGCCGGGCCTGCTGGCGGTGCAGCGCGCCTGCTACGGCGAGGGTTTCGTTGAAAGCGGCGAGGTCTTTGCCCGCCGCTTGGCCAGCACCGTCAATGGCTCGCTGGTGCTTGAGCGTGACGGCGCCGTCTGTGCGTATCTGGCGGCGTATTGGTCGCAGCAGGGCAAGGTGACGCCACTGCACGGCGACTTTGAACCCACCCCCCGGCCAGACACGCTGTATCTGCACGACATGGCGGTGTTGCCTTCCTGCGCGGGCCAGGGGCTGGCGCACGCCTTGCTGCAGGCGCTCTGGGGGCAGGCAGCCGCGCGCGGGCTGCGGCACGCGGCGCTGGTGTCTGTGCAAGGGTCGCGCGATTACTGGGCCCGCCAAGGCTTTGCGGTGCAGGCGCTCACATGCGAGGTGCAGCGCGCGCGCCTGGCCAGTTATGGCGACGATGCGGTGTACATGGCGCGTGCCCTGTCGGCGGCCTGA